A genomic region of Cytobacillus luteolus contains the following coding sequences:
- a CDS encoding DUF2188 domain-containing protein: MSWNIKDYPDSMKNLDEVVREEAIGIANGLLDEGFEAGRAIPIAVARAKKTYGDDNPIRHVVPHSDGWAIKKEKTQRASGIFNTKKEALKKAQQMASEEHTRLIIHRQDGKIEKHQTFE, translated from the coding sequence ATGTCTTGGAACATAAAGGACTATCCTGATTCTATGAAAAATTTAGATGAAGTGGTTCGAGAAGAAGCAATCGGCATTGCCAATGGACTACTAGATGAAGGGTTTGAAGCAGGAAGAGCCATTCCAATTGCGGTAGCAAGAGCAAAGAAAACCTATGGAGATGATAACCCAATCCGCCATGTTGTACCACATTCTGACGGCTGGGCGATTAAAAAGGAAAAAACTCAAAGAGCGAGTGGTATTTTTAATACAAAAAAAGAAGCGCTTAAGAAGGCACAACAAATGGCGAGTGAAGAACATACAAGACTAATCATTCACAGGCAGGACGGAAAAATTGAAAAACATCAAACTTTTGAATGA
- a CDS encoding MBL fold metallo-hydrolase — protein sequence MNKEMSYGSDYKFIPATSVASGLGKVVARDVFCQTIQVVNLCLVGNTETQDFVLVDAGMPGSADEIIALTEERFGPHSRPRAILLTHGHFDHVGAIIELINHWEVPVYAHELEIPFLTVKQSYPEPDPTVEGGMLAKLSPMYPNEPIDLGNHVKPLPSDGTIPEMPEWRWIHTPGHTPGHVSFFREEDRVLIAGDAFVTVKQESLYKVFTQEFEISGPPRYLTTDWESSLTSVKTLEQLKPDVAVTGHGIPISGEKLTTSLSMLVKDFDNIAVPDYGKYVDTKRELH from the coding sequence ATGAATAAAGAAATGAGTTATGGTAGTGACTATAAGTTTATACCTGCCACTTCAGTTGCAAGCGGTTTAGGTAAAGTGGTTGCACGAGATGTATTTTGTCAAACCATTCAAGTAGTTAATCTTTGCTTAGTTGGAAATACCGAAACGCAGGATTTTGTACTAGTTGATGCCGGAATGCCTGGTTCAGCTGACGAAATAATAGCTCTAACTGAAGAACGCTTTGGCCCACATAGTCGTCCTAGAGCAATCTTATTAACTCACGGTCATTTTGACCATGTTGGTGCGATTATTGAACTAATCAATCATTGGGAAGTGCCAGTCTATGCTCATGAATTAGAAATCCCATTTCTGACTGTAAAGCAAAGCTATCCTGAGCCAGATCCAACCGTTGAAGGTGGCATGTTAGCAAAATTGTCGCCCATGTATCCGAATGAGCCAATCGATTTAGGCAATCATGTAAAACCTTTACCATCTGATGGGACTATTCCTGAAATGCCTGAGTGGCGCTGGATACATACACCAGGACATACTCCAGGCCATGTATCATTTTTTAGGGAAGAAGACCGAGTATTAATTGCAGGAGATGCATTTGTAACAGTTAAGCAAGAATCTCTATACAAGGTGTTCACACAGGAGTTTGAAATAAGTGGTCCCCCAAGGTATTTAACAACCGATTGGGAATCTTCTCTTACTTCTGTGAAAACATTAGAACAGTTAAAACCTGATGTAGCCGTAACAGGTCACGGCATACCAATTTCAGGAGAGAAACTAACAACAAGTCTTTCTATGCTAGTGAAGGATTTTGACAATATTGCTGTTCCTGATTATGGAAAGTATGTGGATACTAAGCGGGAACTCCATTAA